The proteins below come from a single Caulobacter segnis ATCC 21756 genomic window:
- a CDS encoding MlaA family lipoprotein, translated as MSLNIKADGPVTWAAASLAAALGLGLLAPVHARQPATAATGATGGEVGDPLIAFNRASFGFTRGVDRWAMGPIVRGYMALTPRRVRARLGAAVANLGEPVTALNALAQGHARQASRATGRFVINSTLGVAGLFDVAARAGLEPREADFGQTLGRYGARPGAYVFLPLLGPTTVRDGLGRIADSLADPISLASGGYGSDFGRARLGATAVTQREAADPAVRALEDAADPYAAVRAAYLQHRAFVVAQARGEAAKLPDFEPIAATDL; from the coding sequence GTGAGCTTGAACATCAAAGCAGACGGGCCGGTGACGTGGGCGGCCGCGAGCCTCGCCGCCGCCCTTGGTCTTGGCCTCCTTGCGCCGGTTCACGCCCGACAACCCGCGACGGCCGCGACGGGCGCGACGGGCGGCGAGGTTGGCGACCCGCTGATCGCTTTCAATCGCGCGAGCTTTGGCTTCACCAGGGGCGTCGATCGATGGGCGATGGGACCGATCGTGCGGGGCTACATGGCGCTCACCCCAAGGCGTGTCCGGGCGCGCTTGGGAGCGGCGGTGGCCAATCTCGGCGAACCGGTGACAGCGCTGAACGCACTGGCCCAGGGGCACGCTCGCCAGGCGAGCCGCGCCACGGGGCGCTTCGTGATCAATTCCACCCTGGGCGTCGCGGGGCTGTTCGATGTCGCCGCCCGCGCGGGGCTGGAGCCGCGCGAGGCTGATTTCGGTCAGACGCTGGGCCGCTACGGCGCTCGCCCGGGGGCCTATGTCTTTCTCCCCCTTCTAGGGCCAACGACCGTGCGCGATGGGCTGGGCCGGATCGCCGACAGCCTGGCCGATCCCATCTCCCTGGCCTCGGGCGGCTATGGCTCCGATTTCGGGCGGGCACGGCTGGGCGCCACGGCCGTGACCCAGCGCGAAGCAGCCGATCCGGCGGTGCGCGCGCTCGAAGACGCCGCCGATCCCTATGCGGCGGTGCGCGCGGCCTATCTGCAGCACCGCGCCTTCGTGGTCGCTCAAGCCCGGGGCGAGGCGGCCAAGCTTCCCGATTTCGAGCCGATCGCCGCGACTGACCTTTGA
- a CDS encoding acyclic terpene utilization AtuA family protein → MSPGPINIIVPTGSLGSGAVEEEVRLGVARGAHAIATDAGSTDSGAAYLALGMSKNNRGSVKRDLTILMRAGAEAGIPLIVGTSGQAGGDKNLDWTRDIVIEVARELGISPRIALLYSEQDKAILKAKNAAGKITPLAPLGALDDATIDACDHIVAAMGPEPYMAALRDGADIILGGRTTDTAVIASFALLHGAPEGAAWHAGKVSECGAQCAVYRNRGSGVLISISQDGFEVSPLSTDNRCDPDSVSAHMLYENSDPFRLVEPGGVLDVTDAVYTPVDDRTVKVTGSVWEPRPYTMKLEGAAGGRFQTLMLIGIQDPDVLCRIDEFHDSMLAGLYERARKSVGPEAGDFHISLRMYGWNAVSGDKPPAGTPAPREIGVLFVATADTQEAATQIAKACNAYFFHWPISMDKELPSYGFAFTPADVERGQVYEFKLNHVVHVDDPMELVRTVWIDLRAAEAA, encoded by the coding sequence GTGTCGCCAGGACCCATCAACATCATCGTGCCCACGGGCTCGCTGGGATCTGGCGCCGTGGAGGAGGAGGTCCGCCTTGGCGTCGCGCGGGGCGCCCACGCCATCGCGACCGATGCGGGCTCGACCGACAGCGGCGCGGCCTACTTGGCTTTGGGGATGTCCAAGAACAATCGCGGCTCGGTGAAGCGCGACCTGACCATCTTGATGAGGGCCGGGGCCGAGGCGGGGATTCCGCTGATCGTCGGCACGAGCGGACAGGCCGGCGGCGACAAGAACCTCGACTGGACGCGCGACATCGTCATCGAGGTCGCCCGCGAGCTGGGGATCTCGCCCCGCATCGCGCTCCTCTATTCGGAGCAGGACAAGGCGATCCTCAAGGCCAAGAACGCCGCGGGCAAGATCACGCCCCTGGCGCCCCTGGGCGCTTTGGATGACGCGACCATCGACGCCTGCGATCACATTGTCGCGGCGATGGGGCCCGAGCCCTATATGGCCGCCTTGAGGGACGGCGCGGACATCATTCTAGGCGGCCGCACCACGGACACGGCCGTGATCGCCAGTTTCGCCCTGCTGCACGGCGCGCCCGAAGGCGCCGCCTGGCACGCGGGCAAGGTTTCCGAGTGCGGCGCGCAATGCGCCGTCTATCGCAATCGCGGCTCGGGGGTGCTGATCTCCATTTCGCAAGACGGGTTCGAGGTCTCGCCGCTCTCGACGGACAACCGTTGCGATCCCGACAGTGTCTCGGCCCACATGCTGTACGAAAACAGCGACCCGTTCCGCCTGGTCGAGCCAGGCGGCGTGCTCGACGTCACCGACGCCGTCTACACGCCGGTCGATGATCGCACCGTCAAGGTGACCGGCTCGGTCTGGGAGCCCAGGCCCTACACGATGAAGCTCGAAGGCGCGGCCGGCGGTCGTTTCCAGACGTTGATGCTGATCGGGATCCAGGATCCGGACGTCCTTTGCCGGATCGACGAGTTCCATGACAGCATGCTCGCGGGCCTCTATGAGCGCGCTCGCAAGTCCGTGGGACCGGAGGCCGGCGACTTCCACATCTCGCTGCGGATGTACGGCTGGAACGCCGTTTCGGGCGACAAGCCGCCCGCCGGCACGCCGGCGCCGCGCGAGATCGGCGTGCTGTTCGTCGCCACCGCCGACACCCAGGAAGCGGCCACGCAGATCGCCAAGGCCTGCAACGCCTATTTCTTCCACTGGCCGATCTCGATGGACAAGGAGCTGCCAAGCTACGGCTTTGCGTTCACGCCGGCCGATGTCGAACGGGGCCAGGTCTACGAGTTCAAGCTCAACCACGTCGTCCACGTCGACGACCCGATGGAACTGGTCCGCACGGTGTGGATCGATCTTCGCGCAGCCGAGGCCGCCTGA
- a CDS encoding phosphoglycerate dehydrogenase, whose translation MPRSRKVVVTQRFFDDSTQAYLRANGCEVEIASLPEGKADGDLSHEALVELLAGAGGWIVGHARVTRQLLEALPDLQIVSRRGVGFERVDLEAARALGRVVTIAAGGNDASVADHVIGLMLAVARRFRESQQRMIDGDWSILMGSDLCEKTVGVVGLGRIGKSVVRRLAGFDCKVLVHTNRPDPDYALATGVEFVDLPDLLARSDYVTLHAPLTPRTRFMIDERAIQGMKASAILINTARGGLVEDQHLLSALREGRLAGAGLDVFVSESDPSYGAVSQALLGQPNVVCTPHAGASSREGLNRTNLIAARSVVAVLDGDNPPPECVVADGRPAH comes from the coding sequence ATGCCGCGCTCGCGCAAGGTCGTCGTCACGCAACGGTTCTTCGACGACAGCACCCAAGCCTATCTGAGGGCCAATGGCTGCGAGGTCGAGATCGCGTCGCTGCCGGAGGGAAAGGCCGATGGCGACCTCAGCCATGAAGCCCTGGTCGAGCTTCTGGCCGGCGCCGGCGGCTGGATCGTCGGCCACGCACGGGTGACCCGCCAATTGCTCGAGGCGCTGCCCGATCTTCAGATCGTGTCGCGTCGAGGGGTGGGGTTCGAGCGCGTGGACCTTGAGGCGGCTCGCGCCCTGGGCCGGGTCGTGACGATCGCCGCGGGCGGCAACGACGCTTCGGTCGCCGATCACGTGATCGGACTGATGCTGGCGGTCGCGCGTCGTTTCCGAGAGTCGCAACAGCGGATGATCGATGGCGACTGGTCGATCCTGATGGGATCGGACCTCTGCGAGAAGACCGTGGGGGTCGTTGGCCTGGGCCGGATTGGCAAGAGCGTCGTCAGACGGCTGGCCGGATTTGACTGCAAGGTCCTGGTTCACACAAACCGTCCCGACCCGGACTACGCCTTGGCCACCGGCGTTGAGTTTGTCGATCTGCCTGATCTTCTGGCGCGCAGCGACTATGTCACGCTGCATGCGCCGCTTACGCCCAGGACGCGCTTCATGATCGACGAGCGGGCGATCCAGGGCATGAAGGCCAGCGCGATCCTGATCAACACAGCGCGCGGAGGGTTGGTGGAAGACCAGCATCTGCTGTCAGCCCTTCGCGAAGGGCGCCTCGCCGGAGCGGGCCTGGACGTGTTCGTCAGCGAGAGCGACCCGTCGTATGGGGCGGTCTCACAAGCGCTGTTGGGTCAGCCTAACGTCGTCTGTACGCCGCACGCCGGCGCATCCTCGAGGGAAGGCTTGAATAGGACCAACCTTATCGCCGCGCGATCGGTCGTCGCCGTGCTTGACGGCGATAACCCACCGCCTGAGTGTGTCGTCGCCGACGGCCGCCCGGCTCATTGA
- a CDS encoding LysR family transcriptional regulator — protein MTAITHRLSVSSPTAARLIDGSDDLLGTARGMELDWLEDYLALVRHQHFGRAAEARNVSQPAFSRRIRLLETWLGAPLFNRDTHRVALTPAGEQWRASAEDLLRRLYLGRDEVRAVAEGFVSTLRFASTHALSITFFPRWLEEIEAERPLGSTVSLVTDNMAGCERMMLQGQTQFLLCHHHPSTPVSFLPNYFTSLDVGADTLVPVSAPDLEDPTRPRFALPGNQETPVPYLAFTEVSGMGRILTSVLALERSSIWLNTTFSAHVATVLAAMARAGRGLAWLPLSLIASDLERGVLVRAGETRWDVPIDIRLFRPRARQNAAAEAFWTRLKQRDDSAPPPPSA, from the coding sequence TTGACGGCGATAACCCACCGCCTGAGTGTGTCGTCGCCGACGGCCGCCCGGCTCATTGACGGCTCAGACGACCTTTTAGGAACCGCGCGCGGCATGGAGCTTGACTGGCTCGAAGACTACCTGGCGCTCGTGCGGCATCAGCACTTTGGACGCGCGGCCGAAGCGCGGAACGTCTCGCAGCCGGCGTTCAGCCGGCGGATTCGGCTGCTGGAGACCTGGCTGGGCGCGCCCCTGTTCAATCGCGACACTCATCGCGTGGCCCTGACGCCAGCTGGCGAACAGTGGCGCGCGAGCGCCGAGGATCTGTTGCGGCGTCTCTATCTGGGGCGCGACGAGGTCAGAGCCGTCGCCGAAGGCTTCGTCTCGACATTGCGATTTGCGTCCACCCACGCCTTGTCGATCACCTTTTTTCCGCGGTGGCTCGAAGAGATAGAGGCCGAGCGCCCCCTAGGCTCGACGGTAAGCCTGGTGACCGACAACATGGCCGGGTGCGAACGAATGATGCTGCAGGGCCAGACCCAGTTTCTGCTCTGCCACCACCACCCTTCCACGCCGGTTTCCTTTCTGCCCAACTATTTCACCTCGCTGGACGTGGGCGCCGACACGCTCGTGCCGGTTAGCGCGCCGGACCTGGAAGACCCCACAAGGCCGCGTTTCGCCCTACCCGGGAACCAAGAAACGCCAGTCCCCTATCTGGCCTTCACCGAGGTCTCCGGCATGGGGCGCATTCTGACATCCGTTCTCGCCCTGGAACGATCCTCGATCTGGCTGAACACGACCTTCAGCGCGCATGTGGCGACGGTTCTGGCCGCCATGGCCCGCGCGGGTCGAGGTCTGGCGTGGCTCCCCTTGAGCCTGATCGCCTCCGATCTCGAGCGCGGCGTCCTCGTGCGCGCTGGCGAGACACGATGGGACGTGCCGATCGACATTCGGCTGTTCCGCCCCCGCGCGCGCCAGAACGCGGCGGCCGAGGCGTTCTGGACACGCCTGAAACAGCGCGACGACAGCGCCCCGCCTCCACCGAGCGCCTGA
- a CDS encoding CitMHS family transporter, with protein sequence MIDVLRQPAVLGLLMIVSFMTLIMTRRLSAITALILTPVVFGLLAGAGAGVGEMMVKGVTDLTPTALMLAFAVLYFGLMIDVGLFDPLVRLVLRTVGDDPVRVTVGTALLATIVSLDGDGATTALVTISAMLPIYRRLGLNPLILALMLGICASVTNLLPWGGPTARAASALGIDQSLLFLPMMPTMLAGLGFGVLVAYGLGLAERKRLGRLALRPLPLAETQADSPADPGEDLSARRPRLFVFNLALTIVLMVGLLSGLAPLPVLMMCAFAIALIVNYPALKLQRERIAAHADNVVNIVLLIFAAGAFTGILSGTGMVSAMASSLVAAIPPELGPYLAPITALIGMPLTFFMSNDAYYFGILPVIAETASHYGIPPEAIARAALTSLPIHALSPLIAAIYLVCGLLEVDVGALQRFALKWAVASSLVMIAAALASGAFLFRVG encoded by the coding sequence TTGATCGACGTCCTGCGCCAGCCCGCCGTCCTGGGCCTGCTGATGATCGTGTCCTTCATGACCTTGATCATGACCCGGAGACTGTCGGCGATAACGGCCCTCATCCTCACGCCCGTGGTGTTCGGCCTCCTCGCGGGCGCCGGGGCTGGCGTCGGCGAGATGATGGTCAAGGGCGTAACGGACCTGACGCCCACGGCGCTGATGCTGGCCTTCGCGGTGCTGTATTTCGGCTTGATGATCGATGTGGGGCTGTTCGACCCCCTCGTGCGCCTTGTCTTGCGGACGGTGGGCGACGACCCCGTGCGGGTGACGGTCGGCACCGCGCTGCTGGCCACGATCGTGTCTCTGGACGGAGATGGCGCGACGACGGCGCTGGTCACCATCTCGGCCATGCTACCCATCTACCGCCGCCTAGGTCTCAATCCGCTGATCCTGGCGCTGATGTTGGGGATCTGCGCCTCGGTCACCAACCTGCTGCCGTGGGGCGGCCCGACGGCGCGCGCCGCCAGCGCCTTGGGGATCGACCAGTCCCTGCTGTTCCTGCCGATGATGCCAACCATGCTCGCGGGCTTGGGCTTTGGCGTGCTCGTCGCCTATGGCCTTGGCCTGGCGGAGCGAAAGCGCCTGGGAAGGCTGGCCTTGCGTCCCCTGCCCCTGGCGGAAACGCAAGCGGACTCGCCGGCCGACCCGGGTGAGGATCTGTCGGCGCGCCGCCCAAGGTTGTTCGTGTTCAACCTGGCCCTGACCATTGTCCTGATGGTGGGACTGTTGTCGGGATTGGCGCCCCTGCCCGTGCTGATGATGTGCGCCTTCGCGATCGCCCTGATCGTCAACTATCCGGCCCTGAAGTTGCAACGCGAGCGCATCGCGGCCCATGCCGACAATGTCGTCAATATCGTGCTCCTAATCTTCGCCGCGGGCGCCTTCACGGGAATATTGTCCGGCACGGGCATGGTCTCGGCCATGGCCAGCAGCCTGGTCGCGGCCATTCCGCCGGAACTGGGTCCGTATCTCGCGCCGATCACCGCTCTGATCGGCATGCCGCTGACCTTCTTCATGTCCAACGACGCTTACTACTTCGGCATACTGCCCGTCATCGCCGAGACCGCGTCGCACTATGGCATCCCTCCGGAGGCGATCGCGCGCGCCGCCCTGACGAGCTTGCCGATCCACGCCCTGAGCCCGCTGATCGCCGCGATCTATCTCGTCTGCGGCCTTCTGGAGGTCGATGTCGGCGCCTTGCAGCGTTTCGCCCTGAAATGGGCGGTGGCCTCGAGCCTGGTCATGATCGCGGCCGCGCTGGCCAGCGGAGCCTTTCTGTTTCGAGTCGGCTAG
- a CDS encoding ABC transporter ATP-binding protein translates to MIGASSPPSPSPRLAWSGVAKSFGARTVIRGLDLSVAAGRSLVIMGGSGQGKSVTLKLALGLMTPDAGRILVDGEDLALLDGKARRAAFSRMGVLFQGAALFDSLTVWENVAFRLLNADGFGRSEARARASEALGRVRLGPEVADLYPSQLSGGMQKRVGLARAVVTAPRLLFFDEPTTGLDPIAAAAINDLIVDQVRGLGCTAISITHDLTSARTIGDEIAMLHQGQIVWRGPPAALDESPDPYVRQFVDGRLDGPMSA, encoded by the coding sequence ATGATCGGCGCGTCGTCTCCACCTTCGCCCTCGCCGCGGCTCGCTTGGTCCGGTGTCGCCAAGAGCTTTGGCGCCAGAACCGTGATCCGCGGCCTTGATCTGAGCGTCGCGGCCGGTCGCTCCCTGGTCATCATGGGGGGATCGGGACAGGGCAAGTCCGTGACCCTCAAACTGGCCTTGGGACTGATGACCCCCGACGCGGGCCGGATCCTTGTCGATGGCGAGGATCTGGCCTTGTTGGATGGGAAGGCTCGGCGCGCGGCGTTCTCGCGCATGGGAGTTCTGTTTCAGGGCGCGGCCCTGTTCGACAGTTTGACGGTCTGGGAGAACGTGGCCTTTCGTCTGCTCAACGCCGACGGCTTTGGTCGTTCGGAAGCCAGGGCCCGCGCGAGCGAGGCGCTTGGCCGGGTCCGTCTCGGGCCCGAGGTGGCCGATCTCTATCCGTCACAGCTGTCCGGCGGCATGCAAAAGCGGGTCGGCCTGGCGCGGGCGGTGGTCACCGCGCCGAGGCTGTTGTTCTTCGACGAGCCAACCACCGGCTTGGACCCGATCGCCGCCGCCGCGATCAACGACCTTATCGTCGATCAAGTGCGTGGGCTGGGATGCACGGCGATCTCGATCACCCACGATCTGACGTCGGCCCGGACGATCGGTGACGAGATCGCCATGCTGCATCAGGGCCAAATTGTCTGGCGTGGCCCACCCGCGGCGCTGGACGAAAGCCCCGATCCGTATGTGCGGCAGTTCGTCGACGGGCGTCTGGATGGGCCCATGAGCGCCTGA
- a CDS encoding DUF4387 domain-containing protein, whose protein sequence is MKTVKDVCRHVRSKNAGPYWVTFDLFFDGPENFAKYSQSPALGADLMHRLFGASPDQVKRFAVPSLNVVKISYARTSPQGGEIERDMHCGQQFARLLDVQLD, encoded by the coding sequence ATGAAAACGGTCAAGGATGTCTGCCGCCACGTTCGCTCCAAGAACGCCGGACCCTATTGGGTGACGTTCGATCTGTTCTTCGACGGCCCGGAGAACTTCGCCAAATACAGCCAGAGCCCGGCCCTGGGCGCCGATCTGATGCATCGGCTGTTCGGCGCCAGCCCTGATCAGGTCAAGCGCTTCGCCGTGCCGAGCCTGAACGTCGTGAAGATCTCCTATGCGCGCACTTCGCCGCAAGGCGGCGAGATCGAACGCGACATGCATTGCGGCCAGCAGTTCGCGCGGTTGCTCGATGTTCAACTCGACTGA
- a CDS encoding MlaE family ABC transporter permease gives MPPASLAVLAPIRSLGARATIAVRAVGAVGLFAGRGVICILTPPWRLGHWGRQLTTIGFFSLPVVALTALFTGAALALNIHIGGGRLNAAQAMPQIVALGITRELGPVLAALMLAGRVSAAIAAEIGAMRATEQLDAMRTLSTDPIRYLVAPRLAAAVLALPLLTLVADIIGVAGGGVVAVGVLDFSAPTYARAAARFLTGWDIGSGLVKAAVFGFVVALMGCYHGYVATGGARGVGRATTRAVVSAAILIFACDYLLTTLISRSA, from the coding sequence ATGCCCCCCGCGTCGTTGGCCGTGCTCGCGCCGATCAGAAGCCTGGGCGCTCGGGCCACGATCGCCGTGCGGGCGGTGGGCGCTGTCGGGCTGTTCGCGGGGCGTGGCGTGATTTGCATCCTGACGCCCCCCTGGCGGCTGGGCCACTGGGGAAGACAGCTGACGACCATCGGGTTCTTCTCCCTGCCGGTCGTGGCCTTGACGGCGCTTTTCACGGGCGCGGCCTTGGCGCTGAACATCCATATCGGCGGCGGAAGGCTCAACGCCGCCCAGGCCATGCCGCAGATCGTCGCCCTGGGCATCACCCGTGAGCTCGGACCTGTCCTGGCCGCCTTGATGCTCGCCGGACGGGTGTCGGCCGCCATCGCCGCCGAGATCGGGGCCATGCGGGCGACCGAGCAACTGGACGCCATGCGAACCTTGTCAACCGATCCGATACGCTATCTGGTCGCTCCTCGACTGGCGGCGGCGGTCTTGGCCCTGCCGCTCTTGACCCTGGTCGCCGACATTATCGGCGTGGCGGGCGGCGGAGTGGTCGCCGTCGGCGTCCTGGATTTCAGCGCGCCGACCTACGCGCGCGCCGCGGCGCGGTTCCTGACCGGCTGGGACATCGGTTCTGGCCTCGTCAAGGCCGCGGTGTTCGGCTTCGTCGTGGCCTTGATGGGTTGCTACCACGGCTACGTCGCCACGGGCGGGGCGCGCGGAGTTGGTCGGGCGACCACCCGGGCCGTGGTCTCCGCGGCGATCCTGATCTTCGCCTGCGACTACCTGTTGACCACGCTGATCTCGAGATCAGCATGA
- the mlaD gene encoding outer membrane lipid asymmetry maintenance protein MlaD produces MSAGVSRAEAWAQTAMGLMILAAAGGLLAYGVSASDAGGRGGYPLVARFGEVGALAPGADVSVAGVKVGAVDRIELAPRSYLAVVHLSLDKSVALPEDSTAKITTNGLLGGAHVAITPGASSATLGPGGEIDNTQGAVDLFGLIGSVMRPPAPEAPDGASAGAP; encoded by the coding sequence ATGAGCGCGGGTGTCTCCCGGGCCGAAGCCTGGGCGCAGACGGCCATGGGCTTGATGATCCTCGCCGCGGCCGGCGGGCTGCTGGCCTATGGGGTGTCGGCGAGCGATGCGGGCGGGCGAGGGGGCTATCCCCTGGTGGCCCGGTTTGGCGAGGTCGGGGCCCTGGCCCCTGGCGCCGATGTCAGCGTGGCGGGGGTCAAGGTCGGCGCGGTCGACCGCATTGAGCTTGCCCCGCGGTCCTATTTGGCGGTCGTCCATCTGTCGCTCGACAAGAGCGTGGCTCTTCCCGAGGACTCCACGGCCAAGATCACCACCAACGGGCTGCTCGGCGGCGCCCATGTCGCCATCACGCCCGGGGCGTCCTCCGCGACGCTGGGGCCGGGCGGCGAGATCGACAACACCCAGGGGGCGGTCGACCTTTTCGGGCTGATCGGTTCGGTCATGCGCCCCCCCGCGCCCGAGGCTCCGGACGGCGCCTCGGCGGGAGCGCCTTAG
- a CDS encoding MlaC/ttg2D family ABC transporter substrate-binding protein: protein MSSNHPTFLGGWMLVLALTASSPAAAGLGDPAAERFVLVNAQRVMTVLAEDAKTPAARKPAFRAAIDQLADVPRITGFVLGKYGRTVTPDQRARFAAAYRDYVEGVYQKRLTEFGGRTVKVTGSTVRKPGDVIVDTVISGPKADDPVEVSWRVLDGGGAWKVVDVQFKGVWLAITQQQDFVSTIDNAGGDVDVLIAQLRKGAARTAARQ, encoded by the coding sequence ATGAGTTCAAATCATCCCACATTCCTGGGGGGCTGGATGCTGGTTCTAGCCCTGACCGCTTCTTCCCCGGCCGCCGCCGGTCTTGGCGATCCCGCCGCCGAGCGCTTCGTCCTGGTCAACGCCCAGCGGGTGATGACGGTGCTGGCCGAAGACGCCAAGACCCCGGCCGCTCGCAAGCCGGCGTTTCGGGCCGCCATAGATCAACTGGCCGACGTGCCAAGGATCACCGGCTTCGTGCTGGGCAAGTACGGCCGGACTGTCACGCCCGACCAGCGCGCCCGCTTCGCCGCCGCCTATCGCGACTATGTCGAAGGCGTTTATCAGAAGCGGCTGACCGAGTTCGGCGGCCGGACGGTCAAGGTCACCGGCTCGACCGTGCGCAAGCCTGGCGACGTGATCGTCGATACCGTGATCAGCGGCCCCAAGGCGGACGATCCGGTGGAGGTCTCGTGGCGCGTCCTGGACGGCGGCGGCGCGTGGAAAGTCGTCGATGTCCAGTTCAAGGGCGTGTGGCTGGCCATCACCCAGCAACAGGACTTCGTTTCGACGATCGACAACGCCGGCGGCGATGTCGATGTGCTGATCGCCCAGTTGCGGAAAGGCGCGGCGCGTACCGCGGCGCGCCAATGA
- a CDS encoding GntR family transcriptional regulator, producing MAMEMTGQEAEGSAPLADPPQVEPTTNTVLMRLREMIVTGQIPPETRLRAEGLATELAVSRTPIRSALAVLSAEGLVDYSVNRGYTVRAVTISDIFDAIEVRARLEGQAARLSIELGWEPGALDQLAKLARRGRAILEQGDWSEAAEVEWYRLNHAFHRAIQYASENTVLRNAIKMTLIYPVLGDPARLCPSVAAAVPLRFRQLSATPPAHLLASQADHERIIDAFRRDDAALAEMIMTEHVLATKRRLHAIATRR from the coding sequence ATGGCGATGGAGATGACGGGCCAAGAGGCGGAAGGCAGCGCGCCCCTGGCGGATCCTCCGCAGGTCGAGCCCACGACCAACACCGTCTTGATGAGGCTGCGGGAAATGATCGTTACGGGCCAGATCCCCCCGGAAACGCGACTTCGCGCCGAGGGTTTGGCGACCGAACTGGCGGTTTCTCGAACGCCGATCCGGAGCGCCCTGGCGGTTTTGTCGGCCGAGGGGTTGGTCGATTACAGCGTCAATCGCGGCTACACCGTCAGAGCCGTGACGATTAGCGACATCTTTGACGCGATCGAGGTCCGCGCCCGGCTGGAGGGGCAGGCCGCGCGCCTGTCCATCGAACTGGGCTGGGAGCCAGGGGCGCTTGACCAACTCGCCAAGCTGGCGCGTCGAGGACGGGCGATCCTGGAACAAGGCGATTGGTCCGAGGCCGCCGAGGTCGAATGGTACAGGCTCAATCACGCCTTTCATCGCGCCATTCAGTACGCGTCGGAGAACACGGTGCTCCGTAACGCCATCAAGATGACGCTGATCTATCCCGTTCTGGGCGATCCAGCCCGCCTTTGTCCGAGCGTCGCCGCCGCCGTGCCCCTGCGCTTCCGGCAGCTTTCGGCCACGCCCCCCGCCCATCTTTTGGCGTCACAAGCCGACCACGAGCGGATCATCGACGCCTTTCGACGCGATGACGCCGCTCTGGCCGAAATGATCATGACCGAGCATGTCCTGGCCACCAAGCGTCGCCTGCATGCGATCGCCACGCGGCGCTGA
- a CDS encoding tartrate dehydrogenase, which produces MSRSRHYRIAVIPGDGIGKEVVPEGLRALEAVSKRFGCTFAFDQFAFASCDYFLEHGVMMPDDWKDQIGGHDAIFFGAVGWPESVPDHVSLWGSLIQFRREFDQYVNLRPVKLMPGVPSPLAGREPGDIDFYVVRENTEGEYSSIGGRIFPGTEREVVVQETVMTRVGVDRILKFAFELAQRREKKHLTSATKSNGIAITMPYWDERVEDMARAYPDVRWDKYHIDILTAHFVQHPDWFDVVVASNLFGDILSDLGPACAGTIGIAPAANINPERDFPSLFEPVHGSAPDIAGQGIANPVGQIWSAALMLDHLGERQAASAIVAAIETVLAQPRLRTRDLGGPLGTVDCGAAIAQALLEAR; this is translated from the coding sequence ATGAGCCGTAGCCGCCACTATCGCATCGCCGTGATCCCAGGGGACGGGATTGGCAAGGAGGTGGTTCCCGAGGGACTGCGCGCGCTGGAGGCGGTTTCGAAGCGGTTTGGCTGCACCTTCGCGTTCGACCAATTCGCGTTCGCCAGCTGCGATTATTTTCTCGAACACGGCGTCATGATGCCCGACGACTGGAAAGACCAGATCGGCGGGCATGACGCGATCTTCTTCGGCGCGGTCGGCTGGCCCGAGAGCGTGCCCGACCACGTCTCCCTGTGGGGATCGCTAATCCAGTTTCGCCGCGAGTTCGATCAATACGTCAATCTGCGGCCGGTGAAACTGATGCCGGGCGTTCCAAGCCCCCTGGCCGGTCGCGAGCCTGGCGATATCGACTTCTACGTGGTGCGTGAAAATACCGAGGGCGAATACTCCTCGATCGGAGGCCGGATCTTTCCAGGCACTGAACGGGAAGTCGTCGTCCAGGAGACCGTCATGACGCGGGTCGGCGTCGATCGCATTCTCAAGTTCGCCTTCGAGCTGGCCCAGCGCCGCGAGAAGAAGCACCTGACCTCGGCGACGAAGTCCAATGGCATCGCGATCACCATGCCCTATTGGGACGAGCGGGTGGAAGACATGGCGCGCGCCTATCCCGACGTGCGCTGGGACAAGTATCATATCGACATCTTGACGGCCCATTTCGTCCAGCACCCTGACTGGTTCGACGTCGTCGTCGCCTCCAACCTGTTCGGCGACATCCTGTCGGACCTTGGACCGGCCTGCGCCGGCACGATCGGCATAGCGCCAGCGGCCAACATCAACCCCGAGCGAGATTTCCCCTCACTGTTCGAGCCAGTGCATGGCAGCGCGCCAGATATCGCGGGCCAGGGGATCGCCAATCCCGTCGGGCAGATCTGGTCAGCCGCGCTGATGCTGGATCATCTCGGAGAACGCCAGGCGGCTTCGGCGATCGTCGCCGCGATCGAGACGGTTCTGGCTCAGCCGCGGCTGCGAACGCGTGACCTGGGCGGCCCGCTCGGCACCGTCGACTGCGGCGCGGCGATCGCCCAAGCGCTGCTGGAGGCGCGATAG